The Delphinus delphis chromosome 10, mDelDel1.2, whole genome shotgun sequence genome includes a region encoding these proteins:
- the LOC132432899 gene encoding LOW QUALITY PROTEIN: antibacterial peptide PMAP-37-like (The sequence of the model RefSeq protein was modified relative to this genomic sequence to represent the inferred CDS: inserted 1 base in 1 codon; deleted 1 base in 1 codon), with translation METQRASLALGRWSLWLLLLGVVVPSASAQTLSYNEAVIRALDQLNERSSEANLYRLLELDLPPKTDEDPDSLKPVSFTVKETVCPRTTQQPLEQCDFKENGLVKQCVGTVTLDQSKDQFVINSNEIRTVGLFRWLGDFLQRGXEKIGKKTERFGQRIKDIFGIFQPSEYC, from the exons ATGGAGACCCAGAGGGCCAGCCTCGCCCTGGGGCGGTGGTCACTGTGGCTACTGCTGCTGGGAGTAGTGGTGCCCTCGGCCAGCGCCCAGACCCTCAGCTACAACGAGGCCGTGATTCGTGCTTTGGATCAGCTCAACGAGCGGTCCTCAGAAGCTAATCTCTACCGCctcctggagctggacctgcctcCCAAGACC GATGAGGACCCAGACTCCCTGAAGCCTGTGAGCTTCACAGTGAAGGAGACCGTGTGCCCCAGGACGACCCAGCAGCCCCTGGAG CAGTGTGACTTCAAGGAGAatggg CTGGTGAAACAGTGTGTGGGGACAGTCACCCTGGACCAGTCCAAGGACCAATTTGTCATAAACTCTAATGAG ATTCGGACTGTGGGGCTATTTCGATGGCTGGGTGACTTCCTCCAGAGAG GGGAGAAGATAGGCAAAAAGACTGAGAGATTTGGTCAGAGAATCAAAGATATCTTTGGGATATTTCAGCCCAGTGAATACTGCTAA
- the LOC132432258 gene encoding LOW QUALITY PROTEIN: cathelicidin-1-like (The sequence of the model RefSeq protein was modified relative to this genomic sequence to represent the inferred CDS: inserted 1 base in 1 codon), which translates to MLLSNPACDTPHGPQERPRHCQGDGEIISSSXTGGFPCPLPSNPVRQQQGLRQVQLTAGEEIKDGTGQEDAWLGHCIRPTKGIKEGPACWEEADLGTMETQRASLALGRWSLWLLLLGLVVPSASAQTLSYNEAVIRAVDQLNERSSEANLYRLLELDLPPKADEDPDTPKPVSFMVKETVCPRMTQQPPEQCDFKENGLVKQCVGTVTLDQDRGNFDITCNKAQSVRITKLPWAPPQPTQRCRIIVIRMCR; encoded by the exons ATGCTCTTGAGCAACCCTGCCTGTGACACTCCCCATGGGCCCCAGGAGAGGCCAAGACATTGTCAGGGAGATGGAGAAATCATTTCTTCAT TCACAGGAGGCTTCCCTTGCCCACTGCCCAGCAATCCCGTGAGGCAACAGCAGGGGCTGAGGCAAGTCCAGCTCACAGCCGGGGAGGAGATCAAGGATGGGACAGGTCAGGAAGACGCATGGTTGGGCCATTGCATCAGGCCCACGAAGGGCATAAAGGAGGGTCCTGCGTGCTGGGAGGAGGCCGACTTGGGGACCATGGAGACTCAGAGGGCCAGCCTCGCCCTGGGGCGGTGGTCACTGTGGCTACTGCTGCTGGGACTAGTGGTGCCCTCGGCCAGCGCCCAGACCCTCAGCTACAACGAGGCCGTGATTCGTGCTGTGGATCAGCTCAACGAGCGGTCCTCAGAAGCTAATCTCTACCGCctcctggagctggacctgcctcCCAAGGCC GATGAGGACCCGGACACCCCAAAGCCTGTGAGCTTCATGGTGAAGGAGACCGTGTGCCCCAGGATGACCCAGCAGCCCCCGGAGCAGTGTGACTTCAAGGAGAatggg CTGGTGAAACAGTGTGTGGGCACAGTCACCTTGGACCAGGACAGGGGTAACTTTGACATCACCTGTAATAAG gcCCAGAGTGTCAGGATTACAAAGCTACCATGGGCGCCACCACAGCCAACGCAAAGATGTCGCATAATAGTGATAAGAATGTGCCGGTAA
- the LOC132432254 gene encoding cathelicidin-6-like: MLLSNPAYDTPHGPQERPRRCQGDGETISSPSTGGLPLPLPSNPVRQQQGLRQVQLTAGEEIRDGAGQEDAWLGHCIRPRRGIKEGPACWEEADLGTMETQRASLALGRWSLWLLLLGLVVPSASAQTLSYREAVLHAVDRLNERSSEANLYRLLELDPPPKADGDPDTPKPVSFTVKETVCPRTSQQPQENCDFKENGLVKQCVGTVTLDQVKGQMNITCDELQSVGRFRRLRNRFGRVLSKVGRIVGPLIRILG; encoded by the exons ATGCTCTTGAGCAACCCTGCCTATGACACTCCCCATGGGCCCCAGGAGAGGCCAAGACGTTGTCAGGGAGATGGAGAAACCATTTCTTCACCTTCCACAGGAGGCCTCCCGCTCCCACTGCCCAGCAATCCCGTGAGGCAACAGCAGGGGCTGAGGCAAGTCCAGCTCACAGCCGGGGAGGAGATCAGGGATGGGGCAGGTCAGGAAGACGCGTGGTTGGGCCATTGCATCAGGCCCAGGAGGGGCATAAAGGAGGGTCCTGCATGCTGGGAGGAGGCCGACTTGGGGACCATGGAGACTCAGAGGGCCAGCCTCGCCCTGGGGCGGTGGTCACTGTGGCTACTGCTGCTGGGACTAGTGGTGCCCTCGGCCAGCGCCCAGACCCTCAGCTACAGGGAAGCTGTGCTTCATGCTGTGGATCGTCTCAACGAGCGGTCCTCAGAAGCTAATCTCTACCGCCTCCTGGAGCTGGACCCACCTCCCAAGGCC GATGGTGACCCGGACACCCCAAAGCCTGTAAGCTTCACAGTGAAGGAGACCGTGTGCCCCAGGACATCGCAGCAGCCCCAGGAGAATTGTGACTTTAAGGAGAatggg CTGGTGAAACAGTGTGTGGGGACAGTCACTCTGGACCAGGTCAAGGGCCAAATGAACATCACCTGTGATGAG ctGCAGAGTGTTGGGAGATTCAGGCGGCTGCGTAACAGGTTCGGAAGAGTTTTGTCGAAAGTTGGTCGGATAGTTGGCCCACTAATCAGGATTTTGGGGTAA
- the LOC132431673 gene encoding cathelicidin-4-like, which yields MLLSNPAYDTPHGPQERPRCCQGDGETISSPSTGGFPLPLPNNPVRQQPGLRQVQLTAGEEIRDGAGQEDAWLGHCIRPRRGIKEGPACWEEADLGTMETQRASLALGRWSLWLLLLGLVVPSASAQTLSYREAVLHAVDRLNERSSEANLYRLLELDPPPKADQDLDTPKPVSFTVKETVCLRTTQQPPEQCDFKENGLVKQCVGTVTLDQSKDQFDINCNELQSVRRIRFRPPYLPRPGRRPRFPPPFPIPPIPRIP from the exons ATGCTCTTGAGCAACCCTGCCTATGACACTCCCCATGGGCCCCAGGAGAGGCCAAGATGTTGTCAGGGAGATGGAGAAACCATTTCTTCACCTTCCACAGGAGGCTTCCCGCTCCCACTGCCCAACAACCCCGTGAGGCAACAGCCCGGGCTGAGGCAAGTCCAGCTCACAGCCGGGGAGGAGATCAGGGATGGGGCAGGTCAGGAAGATGCGTGGTTGGGCCATTGCATCAGGCCCAGGAGGGGCATAAAGGAGGGTCCTGCGTGCTGGGAGGAGGCCGACTTGGGGACCATGGAGACTCAGAGGGCCAGCCTCGCCCTGGGGCGGTGGTCACTGTGGCTACTGCTGCTGGGACTAGTGGTGCCCTCGGCCAGCGCCCAGACCCTCAGCTACAGGGAAGCTGTGCTTCATGCTGTGGATCGTCTCAACGAGCGGTCCTCAGAAGCTAATCTCTACCGCCTCCTGGAGCTGGACCCGCCTCCCAAGGCC GATCAGGACCTGGACACCCCGAAGCCTGTGAGCTTCACGGTGAAGGAGACCGTGTGCCTCAGGACGACCCAGCAGCCCCCGGAGCAGTGTGACTTCAAGGAGAatggg CTGGTGAAACAGTGTGTGGGGACAGTCACCCTGGACCAGTCCAAGGACCAATTTGACATAAACTGTAATGAG CTTCAGAGTGTCAGGAGAATTCGTTTCCGGCCTCCATATTTGCCACGGCCAGGGCGCCGTCCGAGGTTCCCGCCACCTTTCCCCATTCCACCTATTCCACGTATTCCATAA